The region TATGAAAAGTCAAAACAGTATCCTCATGTTAGATTTACTTGGGTGAGAATTCCGAAAATCGTAACACTGTTGGACCGAATGGCATTTAATTTTATTAGGATTATGAAGAAAGATGAAAAGGCGGTTTCCTTCAAGACACCATTTTCACTTCTGTATTATATCCATAATTCTAGAAAAATAATTAAATTTACAGATGCAGATAAAATAGTAATAGAAAACAATATACCCTTGGCATTGTGCTTTAAGAACACAAAGTATAAGGGACAGTGGTACTACCATTTACATAATGTGCCTAGAATAGACGCTAAGAGCAGAGACGTGATGCAAAGGACGACAAAGTTTCTGTGCGTGAGTCAATTTGTTGCAAACGAGATATGTAGTGAAAAAAGCGCAATAGGAAAGGTGCCGAGTAATAAAGTTGAAATACTTTATAATTGTATAGACACGGATTTGTTTAGACCTATAAAAAAAGATAATCAGAGAATTATAGAATTAAGAACAAGGTACGGCCTTCAAGAAGAAGATAGGGTTTTGATATTTACTGGACGTTTGACAGAAGAAAAGGGTGCAGATGTTCTTCTTACAGCGATGAAAAAACTTCCCAACAATGTGAAAGCCTTAATTGTCGGCAGCTTTCACTACAATGCAGAGGTAAAAAGCGATTATCAGAATAAGTTACATAAGATGGCTGAAGATCTTGGAAAGAGAGTGAATTTTACTGGGTACGTTCAGCATGATGATTTACCCTATCTGTATAATCTAGCTGATATAGCAATACTGCCTTCGATATGGGATGAACCGGCTGGACTAACAAATCTTGAAGCAATGGCGTGTGGAACTCCGATTATCACGACTAATGCTGGTGGAATTCCAGAGTACATTGGAGAAGGAACAGCCTATAAACGAGATGACAACTTAGTCAATAATGTTGTTAAAGAGGTAAATAGGTTACTTGAAGATTCTCAGTATTATCAGAATAAATCTTACAGCGGTCGCCAGTTGGTGGAGCAAAAATTCAACAAAAATATTTATATAGATAATCTTGTTAAGTGTCTAAACTAAAAAGCAATTAATGAAGGGGTGTGTAATGATTGATAGCCAATCGTTACACGGGTGAGTATTATGGAGCAAAGGCAAATCAGTAAAAGAAAAAATTATATCGATATTGCAAAAGGACTGGGCATAATTTGCATCGTTATAGG is a window of Enterocloster clostridioformis DNA encoding:
- a CDS encoding glycosyltransferase family 4 protein translates to MKVLILTADSNGAYPVPATKGGAVATLIEYLVEGNNEREQCKLEVVSYYEERAYEKSKQYPHVRFTWVRIPKIVTLLDRMAFNFIRIMKKDEKAVSFKTPFSLLYYIHNSRKIIKFTDADKIVIENNIPLALCFKNTKYKGQWYYHLHNVPRIDAKSRDVMQRTTKFLCVSQFVANEICSEKSAIGKVPSNKVEILYNCIDTDLFRPIKKDNQRIIELRTRYGLQEEDRVLIFTGRLTEEKGADVLLTAMKKLPNNVKALIVGSFHYNAEVKSDYQNKLHKMAEDLGKRVNFTGYVQHDDLPYLYNLADIAILPSIWDEPAGLTNLEAMACGTPIITTNAGGIPEYIGEGTAYKRDDNLVNNVVKEVNRLLEDSQYYQNKSYSGRQLVEQKFNKNIYIDNLVKCLN